Part of the Pseudomonas chlororaphis genome, ACAACGCCGCCGCCAGGTGCACCAGCACCGTCAGGAACAACAGGTAAGCCAGGTAGCCATGAGCCTTGCGCAACAGGGCGAAGGTCTGCGCATGCGCCGGCAGGATCGACGGCAGTTGCAGCCAATGGCCGAGCATCACCGGGTCACCCGCCGCTGAAATCATGCCCCAGCCCAACAGCGGCAGCACCAGCATCAAGGCGTACAACAGCACATGCGAAGCCTTGGCCGCCAGCACCTGCCAACCCGGCAGATCGGCCGGCAGCGCTGG contains:
- a CDS encoding cytochrome B561, yielding MSAPRHFAPLARLLHWLMALMIIAMLFIGAGMVASVSERHEWLLQLHKPLGIAILLLVIVRLVVRFSTRQPALPADLPGWQVLAAKASHVLLYALMLVLPLLGWGMISAAGDPVMLGHWLQLPSILPAHAQTFALLRKAHGYLAYLLFLTVLVHLAAALFHAWVRRDEVLDSMLRGKG